One Thermogemmata fonticola DNA window includes the following coding sequences:
- the rpsR gene encoding 30S ribosomal protein S18 → MQPKKLRRHRHLQCRYCTKQGCPRPAFVDYKDVANLKKMMTSNAKLFGRKRSGLCATYQRAMAEAVKRARFMGLLPYVGE, encoded by the coding sequence ATGCAACCGAAGAAGTTACGACGCCACCGTCATTTGCAGTGCCGTTACTGCACCAAGCAGGGGTGTCCTCGGCCGGCCTTTGTCGATTACAAGGACGTGGCCAATCTCAAGAAGATGATGACGAGCAATGCCAAGTTGTTCGGGCGCAAGCGGAGCGGTTTGTGCGCCACCTATCAGCGTGCGATGGCGGAAGCCGTCAAGCGGGCGCGCTTCATGGGCTTGCTTCCTTACGTCGGAGAGTAG